From Actinopolyspora lacussalsi, a single genomic window includes:
- a CDS encoding DNA-binding transcriptional LysR family regulator (product_source=COG0583; cath_funfam=1.10.10.10,3.40.190.10; cog=COG0583; pfam=PF00126,PF03466; superfamily=46785,53850), translated as MSSRPLPRSVRDLTGYELLLSVAELGSIGQAAGSHGMSQPAASARLRQLEADVGTALLERRARGTRLTTAGELVASWAQATVEAASDLAAGIAALRADRHGHVRIAASLTVAEYLLPRWLIALRAADPETVVALDSGNSAEVATSVLAGTADIGFVESPEVASGLSAREVARDELALVVAPAHPWANRRREPRAEELAATSLVSRERGSGTRWALERALREHAGLETAEPLLEVSSTTAIKAAVTGGIGPAVLSARAVSTELAAGTLVRVGVAELDLTRSLRAVWPEGTPLRGPARDLLAIALRGE; from the coding sequence ATGTCTTCTCGGCCGTTACCCCGGTCGGTACGCGATCTGACCGGTTACGAGTTGCTGCTGAGCGTGGCCGAACTCGGCAGTATCGGGCAGGCGGCAGGCTCGCACGGCATGTCCCAACCCGCCGCCAGCGCGCGGCTGCGGCAGTTGGAGGCCGATGTCGGCACCGCCCTGCTCGAACGTCGCGCGCGCGGAACCCGGCTGACCACGGCGGGAGAACTCGTGGCGAGCTGGGCGCAGGCCACTGTCGAAGCCGCCTCGGACCTGGCCGCGGGCATCGCCGCCCTGCGGGCCGATCGCCACGGCCACGTCCGGATCGCGGCGAGCCTGACGGTGGCCGAGTACCTGCTGCCCCGCTGGTTGATCGCGCTGCGGGCCGCCGACCCGGAGACCGTTGTCGCGCTGGACTCGGGCAACTCGGCGGAGGTCGCGACGAGCGTGCTAGCCGGTACGGCCGACATCGGATTCGTCGAGAGCCCGGAAGTGGCGAGTGGACTGTCCGCGCGTGAGGTCGCCAGGGACGAGCTGGCACTGGTCGTCGCGCCAGCGCACCCCTGGGCCAACCGCCGACGTGAGCCGAGGGCCGAGGAACTGGCCGCCACCTCGTTGGTCAGCCGGGAACGCGGCTCCGGAACCCGTTGGGCGCTGGAACGGGCACTGCGGGAACACGCCGGGCTCGAAACCGCCGAGCCACTGCTGGAGGTCTCCTCCACCACCGCGATCAAGGCGGCCGTGACCGGCGGGATCGGTCCCGCCGTACTCAGCGCCCGTGCCGTGAGCACCGAACTCGCCGCGGGAACGCTCGTGCGGGTCGGGGTAGCCGAACTCGATCTGACCCGGAGCCTGCGCGCGGTCTGGCCCGAAGGAACGCCGCTGCGCGGCCCGGCCCGCGATCTGCTCGCCATCGCACTCCGGGGGGAGTGA
- a CDS encoding hypothetical protein (product_source=Hypo-rule applied; superfamily=50465), with the protein MPGRMFGVHDAFTLIRRATELLPEHARAENGALPDDVRDCQRAGDWELALDLLLRIGESHPVPVDFWRMLTESARQLRLTETAAWCVLRDYETRHGTVRARLSLLPTSEGGRRIPVPGDGRLRPLWNIGNRAPGSERPLNVAGLWSEGLAELPPGHSATVRLAPLSPEQWRHLGAGDAITMHESRPPVGVARIIEVTSAAVSGHR; encoded by the coding sequence GTGCCGGGAAGGATGTTCGGGGTGCACGACGCCTTCACGCTCATCCGCCGGGCTACTGAGCTGTTGCCGGAACACGCGCGGGCCGAGAACGGGGCACTCCCGGACGACGTTCGGGACTGTCAGCGGGCTGGGGACTGGGAACTGGCACTCGACCTGCTGCTGCGGATCGGCGAGTCACATCCGGTCCCCGTCGACTTCTGGCGGATGCTCACCGAGAGCGCACGACAACTGAGGCTCACGGAAACGGCCGCGTGGTGTGTGCTGCGCGACTACGAGACGCGACACGGCACGGTCCGGGCACGGCTGAGCCTGCTGCCGACCAGTGAGGGTGGACGACGAATCCCGGTTCCCGGCGACGGACGACTCCGACCGCTTTGGAACATCGGTAACCGCGCTCCCGGAAGTGAGCGGCCTCTCAACGTCGCGGGGCTCTGGTCGGAAGGGCTCGCCGAACTGCCACCGGGGCACAGCGCCACGGTCCGGCTCGCCCCGCTCAGCCCGGAGCAGTGGCGGCACCTGGGCGCGGGCGACGCGATCACGATGCACGAGAGTCGACCGCCCGTCGGCGTCGCGAGGATTATCGAGGTCACCTCGGCCGCCGTTTCCGGACACCGCTGA
- a CDS encoding hypothetical protein (product_source=Hypo-rule applied; pfam=PF17197; transmembrane_helix_parts=Inside_1_4,TMhelix_5_27,Outside_28_30,TMhelix_31_50,Inside_51_56,TMhelix_57_79,Outside_80_88,TMhelix_89_106,Inside_107_112,TMhelix_113_135,Outside_136_190,TMhelix_191_210,Inside_211_211) — protein sequence MWLRIVWALALLVVILVHAGHLIAMSGQHRAWHTGHTVMAAGMALMYLFPRMTNPELYRVGLALFVLVTLTQAAITVTFRVREGALNPLWFLSTVDMAAMAYMLLAPTARPDWLNWVFVVYLTCQAVAYGVGAWDRLPVFNHRVPATVATTSTPAAEPVRQHEHGVTPLTAEPAPDPTAGPVVGLVAHSTVGVRVTLAVMAASMAYMFAVM from the coding sequence ATGTGGTTACGAATCGTGTGGGCGCTGGCACTTTTAGTGGTGATCTTGGTGCACGCCGGCCACCTGATCGCGATGTCCGGGCAACACCGCGCATGGCACACGGGGCACACGGTCATGGCGGCGGGTATGGCCCTGATGTATCTGTTCCCCCGCATGACGAACCCGGAGCTGTACCGGGTCGGGCTGGCCCTGTTCGTTCTCGTGACACTCACACAGGCCGCCATCACCGTCACTTTCCGCGTCCGCGAGGGTGCGCTCAACCCGCTGTGGTTCTTGTCCACTGTGGACATGGCGGCGATGGCCTACATGCTGCTGGCGCCGACGGCACGCCCGGACTGGCTGAACTGGGTGTTCGTGGTCTACCTGACCTGCCAGGCGGTGGCCTACGGCGTGGGAGCATGGGACCGACTTCCGGTGTTCAACCACCGGGTTCCGGCCACCGTCGCCACCACGTCCACCCCGGCGGCGGAACCCGTCCGGCAGCACGAGCACGGGGTGACACCGCTGACGGCCGAACCCGCGCCCGACCCGACGGCGGGGCCGGTGGTGGGGCTGGTCGCGCATTCCACCGTGGGAGTGCGGGTGACGCTGGCGGTGATGGCGGCGAGCATGGCCTACATGTTCGCGGTCATGTAG
- a CDS encoding putative copper resistance protein D (product_source=KO:K07245; cog=COG3336; ko=KO:K07245; pfam=PF09678; superfamily=103196; transmembrane_helix_parts=Outside_1_14,TMhelix_15_34,Inside_35_46,TMhelix_47_66,Outside_67_80,TMhelix_81_103,Inside_104_123,TMhelix_124_146,Outside_147_160,TMhelix_161_183,Inside_184_189,TMhelix_190_212,Outside_213_239,TMhelix_240_262,Inside_263_382), translated as MDPLTWSNALTSWQLSPWDVLVVLLAVTYLAGLLRYRHLGRWPIRRAAAFLGGLLALVVAVNSAIGVYSEALTWVHMVQHLVLIMAVPILLIVGRPLELWVAASGTTASRRLENALRSGTVNALTHPATSFVYYTVVLVVTHLTVFAQLRLEHEWLRHFEIVLYLTSGYLLFLPVLGSEPLRWRHFPHPLRVVLLMAGMLPDTLVGVVLMMAPNPIAPGYRLARPDWGPTLLDDQHLAGAIMWFFGDATMAVLALITVGVWLRSRGPEAGFGTWLESARRSALTQTASGAAPALRDSADVDADEQALADYNAMLARLHQGSGSHQGSGPHQGTDSYQDTDSYQDTEPHSPGGSTGEAAPADPAAAEYGTGNTWHDRPERGSR; from the coding sequence GTGGACCCCCTGACCTGGTCGAACGCGCTGACCAGTTGGCAGCTCTCGCCCTGGGACGTACTCGTGGTGCTGCTGGCCGTGACCTACCTCGCGGGACTGCTGCGGTACCGACACCTCGGCCGCTGGCCGATCCGCCGCGCCGCGGCCTTCCTGGGCGGGCTGCTCGCACTGGTCGTGGCCGTCAACAGCGCGATCGGCGTCTACAGCGAAGCCCTGACCTGGGTGCACATGGTCCAGCACCTGGTGCTGATCATGGCGGTGCCGATCCTGCTGATCGTGGGGCGTCCGCTGGAGCTCTGGGTCGCGGCGAGCGGAACCACCGCATCACGGCGTCTGGAGAACGCGCTGCGAAGCGGGACCGTGAACGCGCTCACCCACCCGGCGACCTCGTTCGTGTATTACACCGTCGTGCTAGTGGTCACTCACCTGACGGTGTTCGCGCAGCTGCGACTGGAGCACGAGTGGCTGCGGCACTTCGAGATCGTGCTGTACCTGACCAGTGGTTACCTGCTCTTCCTTCCCGTTCTCGGCAGCGAACCGCTCCGGTGGCGGCACTTCCCCCATCCGCTGCGCGTGGTGCTGCTGATGGCGGGAATGCTGCCGGACACCCTGGTCGGCGTGGTGCTGATGATGGCTCCCAACCCCATCGCGCCGGGCTATCGCCTGGCCCGCCCCGACTGGGGACCGACGCTGCTGGACGACCAGCACCTCGCCGGAGCGATCATGTGGTTCTTCGGCGACGCCACCATGGCCGTGCTGGCACTGATCACCGTCGGGGTGTGGCTGCGCTCGCGCGGCCCGGAAGCGGGCTTCGGCACGTGGTTGGAGTCCGCGCGCCGCAGCGCGCTGACCCAAACCGCGTCGGGGGCGGCTCCCGCGCTGCGCGACTCCGCCGATGTGGACGCCGACGAGCAGGCGCTGGCCGACTACAACGCCATGCTCGCCCGGCTGCACCAGGGCTCGGGATCACACCAGGGTTCGGGACCGCACCAGGGCACTGATTCATACCAGGACACGGATTCATACCAGGACACGGAGCCGCACTCCCCGGGCGGTTCCACCGGCGAGGCCGCCCCGGCGGATCCCGCCGCGGCCGAGTACGGCACCGGGAACACGTGGCACGACCGGCCGGAGCGGGGGAGCCGATGA